Below is a window of Vicinamibacteria bacterium DNA.
CTCTTTTTCCACCTCTCTGAGCGGACGGCGTGGGATGCGAGGTACGAGCTCGTCGAAGCGTTCGAGGAGCGCCAATCGCTCCGCCTCACTCAGCCTGCCGATCCGGTCGCTGTAGTCGCGGATCGCCTCTCGCACCACCGCACTCTGCGGCTTCGACAGTCGTTCCGACGCGCGACGCAGGCGGGCGACGGTCTCGACGTCGAGGGTGAATGTGACCTTCCGAGTGGCCATACTGCTACCATACCACCATACTCTGATTTGGTCGGTGCCGCCGCCAACATCCTCCCGTCGGGCGCCGCCGCCGCCATCGATCCCATCGAGACTCTGCGCACGGAATAGCGGACCGTCCCAGGGCGCCAAGAAGAGCCGCCGTGGTGGCCGCTGGCGAAGGCTGGAAACCGGCCGGCCGGCCGGCCGACCAGACTACACCTTGGCGATGAACTTGATCTCGATGAGCTGCTGAGGCAGGGCCAAGCGCGGAGTCACCAGGATCGTGCTGGCAACGTCCGGTTTCTTCGACCCGTAGGCCTCTTTTCTGACGGGGCCGGCGGCGGCAAAGGCAGTCTCCATGTCGGTGACGTACAGAACTTCCTCGACGACATTGTCCAGAGTCGCGCCGTACAGTCCGAGGATTTCCTTCGCATTCGCGTAGGTTTGCCGCATCTGGATTTCCATGTTGCCATGATCGGTTATGCGACCGCGGTCGTCCAGCGGAGCCGCCCCCACGAAGTTTCCTTTGTCATCATGGCTGAGTTGGCCGGAGACGTAGATCGTGTCGCCGACCCGTACGGCCTGGGCATAGCCATAGGTGGCTTCCCAGGGCATGCCCAGCCCTTTTGCATCTTTGTTGATCGTCACTGCCGGCACTCCTTTCCGAGCATTGGTTCGTCGGTTCTTATCGATCAGACCCTGTGGGAAGAGCCTACCAGCCTGAGAGCCTGCCCGGGACAGAAAATCGTCACCGGTGGCCGCCGACGGCAAGATCTATCTTGCGAGCGAGGACGGAGGCATGGTCGTCGCCAAATCGGGTGCTGTGTTCGAGCACGTCGCAACCAATACAATCGGCGAGCGTCTCATCGCGGCCCCCGCGGGAATGCGTCACGGGTCGGTCGGACCGACGCGTACGAAGACGGGAGCCTGGTCCGACTCGGGATGCGCGGTGAGACGACGCACGTCCGACCCATCGTCCTTCATGAGGTAGATGTCGTAGTTCCCCTCCCGATTGGAGTCGAACACGATCTCCGATCCGTCCGGCGACCAGGAGGGCCAATTGTCGGCGGCTTCGTGCTCCGTCAGACACCGGGCGTCCGAGCCGTCGACGTTCATGACACAAACGTCCCAGTTGCCGCGAAAATGGGCCCACGCGAGCCGACGGCCGTCGGGTGAGAAACGGGCGGGGCCTTCGCCTCCATAGCCGGGCTCGTCATCGTTCGCGGGATCGTGCGTGAGCCTCCTGGGGTTCGTTCCGTCGGCCTCCATCCGCCAGATGTCCATGGCCCCACCCCGGTCCGAACGAAAGACGATCGTCGAGCCGTCGGAAGACCAGTCCGGATCGGAGTCCTTGAAGGGGTCGTTCGTCAGCTGGGCAAGCTCTTTGCCCTGACGATCGATGACGTAGAGGTCGTGCTGCCCGTCCTTGCGACTGCCTACCACATAGCGTTCCCCGTCGGGGGAGCGGCCGAGCCAGGAATCGTAGACCGGAAACGGCCCCAAGGGCCGCCAGGTCCAGGGCCCGGGCGTGACCTCGTACAGGAGGTACATTCCGGCCTCGGGTCGTCCACCGCGGTCGGATACGGCCACGAGCGCGCCGTCGTAGCTCGCGTAGACCCAATCGACGCCTTCCTGGCGGCTGAGGTTGTGAAGGTCGCCGGACTCAGGTCTGAGAAGAAACACCTCGTAGGCTCCGGTGCGGGTCGTGTTGAACGCAATGCCCCAGGACGCGGCATCGCGCACGCGCAGAAAGTCGATGCGCCACGCCTCCACCCAGCCTTCGTCGCGTCGCTCCTCGGTCAGGGCGAGAAATCTCTCGGCGCCCATCGGTCGCCATCGCGTGCGGAGCAAACGCTGGGTGCCGTCCTCTGCGATATGGCGCTCGTCGCCGAACAGGAGCTCGCCCTCGACGACGCGGAGCGAGCCTTCACTCGTACCACCGTCTGACGCCCAGTAGAAGAACCTGAGCAGCCCGTCCTTCGCGTCCCAGGCGTAGATGGACTCTCCACGGTATTCCGAGCCCTCGGCTCGCACTACGTGCCGATCCCGGACGAATTTCTGACCGTACATCCAGTCGAAGCAGTGACGATCCTTGCTCCCGCCTCCGGGGAAGGTGCCCTCCCAGCAATGACCGATGAGAAATCTCATTGGCTCGAACGCCTCCGGAATCGGCGTGCCGACCGACGAAGCTTGAGTGAAGATCAACACGAACAGGTGGAACATCGTCTCCTCCGAGACCAAAGCTTGGGGGATCCCGCAGGGATGTGTCTTGTACGGATGTTACCTGGGCTCGGAGATGGCCCCTGCCACGAGCGAGGTACCGTCGGCGCTGCGGTGGCGGAGGAACTCGCCTGGCGTCGCTCCCGTGAACGCCCGAAAGTCGCGATTGAAGTGACTCTGATCGTAGTAGCCGAAGTCGACCGCGAGCTCGGCCCAGCGGACGTCGGCGCAGTGCTTGAGGTGCTCGACGACTCGGGAGAACTTAACGATGCGTGCGAGCCGCTTCGGCGCCAAACCCACTTGGCGGTGGAACATCCCGGTCAAGTGCTTTCGCGTGATGTCGAGCCGTTCGCAAAGCTCGCCGATGGAGACGCAACCGCCCGAGCGGCGCAACCGCTCGAGCGCCCAACTCACCTTTACCGACGACGTGAGTGCCGGCGCAACGGCGCGAAACCGCCGATGCACGTAGCGCGCCAGCAGCCCGAATCGCTCATCGAGCGTCTGGGCACCGAACAGTCGCTCGCGAAGCTCCTCGATGCCAGGGAGCAGGTCAGCGTCGATCTCGACCACTTGGTTCGCGATCTCTTCCATGGGCACGCCGAGGAGCGCGTACGCCCCCTGAGGATGCAATCGCACCGAGACGAGGTGGGAGTCGTATCGAGAGGTGTCGTATTGCGGCTCGACGACGAGGGGACCTTCCTGAAGGCCGGAGACCCAGGCGCGAATGAAATCCGTACCGCCGCCATCGGGTGATCCGATGACCCGATGAGGCAAGCCGAGGTTGAACATCAGCTCGACCCGGTCGGTTGGCAGAATCGTTTCGCGGCGATAGGAAACACGGCCTCGCACCGACCAGAAACAGTCAACGAGCGGCGCGAGATCGGCCGGAGCCGCGCACTGCGAAAGTTCCCAGCTTCCGAGAGGGGAGCTGAACGTCACGGTCTCGACACGCGACCGGGAATCCGGCGTGCGTTCATCCCTCATCGGTCCAGAGT
It encodes the following:
- a CDS encoding ribbon-helix-helix protein, CopG family, which codes for MATRKVTFTLDVETVARLRRASERLSKPQSAVVREAIRDYSDRIGRLSEAERLALLERFDELVPRIPRRPLREVEKE
- a CDS encoding Rid family hydrolase, coding for MTINKDAKGLGMPWEATYGYAQAVRVGDTIYVSGQLSHDDKGNFVGAAPLDDRGRITDHGNMEIQMRQTYANAKEILGLYGATLDNVVEEVLYVTDMETAFAAAGPVRKEAYGSKKPDVASTILVTPRLALPQQLIEIKFIAKV
- a CDS encoding helix-turn-helix domain-containing protein, which produces MRDERTPDSRSRVETVTFSSPLGSWELSQCAAPADLAPLVDCFWSVRGRVSYRRETILPTDRVELMFNLGLPHRVIGSPDGGGTDFIRAWVSGLQEGPLVVEPQYDTSRYDSHLVSVRLHPQGAYALLGVPMEEIANQVVEIDADLLPGIEELRERLFGAQTLDERFGLLARYVHRRFRAVAPALTSSVKVSWALERLRRSGGCVSIGELCERLDITRKHLTGMFHRQVGLAPKRLARIVKFSRVVEHLKHCADVRWAELAVDFGYYDQSHFNRDFRAFTGATPGEFLRHRSADGTSLVAGAISEPR